A window of Brachybacterium fresconis contains these coding sequences:
- a CDS encoding purine-cytosine permease family protein, with protein MSRRTPDEVDRRIAGMDSEQLPVGKHELHGAGHFAGLYAAENVAGTEFVFGATFVILGAGIWDVIIGLAVGNLLAVLTYRFITAPIATRTRMSVYTFLDRAAGRTTSALYNGLNAVVFAVISAAMITVSATALRLIFDFPAQTEAYPTSVGFIVLAIVFGSVAVLVAAFGFNALAEFASICGPWLMVMFAAGGIVLVPKAADEALGTTVLSGWGDFITIGGDTVFTGRTPDGAEGIGLLGVIGYAWAANSFAHAGLIDMSLLRYAKKSWYGYLSATGMFLGHYMAWVSAGFMGAATAAITMQSITVLEPGQVALQALGYAGFAVVIVGGWTTANANLYRAGLAGQGVFPRFSRAKVTLLIGGLVVIAAVFPFIYRGYLNLVTYAGIALVPIGGILFAEYWLLPRLGMTRYWARYKGVQNVPALLAWGIPLALAAVLLIAGLAPAYYLFPPVWLLSTVLYVLLARMMGAAERYPDGEADDELFAERVDVFHTQQAREAHTDVDTRDRRALTRVLKVVWIVDLAVIAAAALVVLLASSDITAYEAHRDRFFVVAAVGTVIYFLAAYGELRRRTAHTRRSLARRDGSSPAGSRPAD; from the coding sequence ATGTCGAGAAGAACACCGGACGAGGTCGATCGCCGGATCGCGGGAATGGACTCCGAGCAGCTCCCGGTCGGCAAGCATGAGCTGCACGGCGCCGGGCACTTCGCCGGGCTGTACGCGGCCGAGAACGTCGCGGGCACGGAGTTCGTCTTCGGCGCGACCTTCGTCATCCTCGGCGCCGGGATCTGGGACGTCATCATCGGCCTGGCGGTCGGCAACCTGCTCGCGGTGCTGACCTACCGGTTCATCACCGCCCCGATCGCCACTCGGACCCGGATGAGCGTCTACACCTTCCTCGACCGGGCAGCCGGTCGCACGACGTCCGCGCTCTACAACGGTCTGAACGCCGTGGTCTTCGCGGTCATCTCCGCGGCCATGATCACCGTCTCGGCGACCGCGCTGCGTCTGATCTTCGACTTCCCCGCGCAGACGGAGGCGTACCCCACCAGCGTGGGCTTCATCGTCCTCGCGATCGTCTTCGGGTCCGTCGCCGTGCTGGTGGCGGCATTCGGCTTCAACGCGCTCGCCGAGTTCGCGAGCATCTGCGGACCGTGGCTGATGGTCATGTTCGCCGCCGGCGGCATCGTCCTCGTGCCGAAGGCCGCCGACGAGGCCCTCGGGACCACCGTGCTCTCGGGATGGGGCGACTTCATCACGATCGGCGGCGACACCGTCTTCACGGGAAGGACGCCGGACGGCGCGGAAGGGATCGGCCTGCTGGGAGTCATCGGGTACGCCTGGGCCGCGAACTCGTTCGCACACGCCGGGCTCATCGACATGTCGCTGCTGCGGTACGCGAAGAAGAGCTGGTACGGCTACCTGTCGGCCACCGGCATGTTCCTCGGCCACTACATGGCGTGGGTATCGGCCGGCTTCATGGGCGCGGCGACCGCCGCGATCACGATGCAGAGCATCACCGTGCTCGAGCCGGGCCAGGTCGCCCTCCAGGCACTCGGGTACGCCGGCTTCGCCGTCGTCATCGTGGGCGGGTGGACGACGGCCAATGCGAACCTGTATCGCGCCGGTCTGGCCGGACAGGGCGTCTTCCCCCGGTTCTCGCGGGCGAAGGTCACGCTGCTCATCGGTGGTCTCGTCGTGATCGCGGCCGTCTTCCCGTTCATCTATCGCGGCTACCTGAATCTGGTGACCTACGCCGGGATCGCCCTCGTGCCGATCGGTGGGATCCTCTTCGCCGAGTACTGGCTGCTGCCGAGGCTCGGGATGACGAGGTACTGGGCGCGCTACAAGGGCGTTCAGAACGTCCCTGCGCTGCTGGCCTGGGGAATCCCCCTGGCCCTCGCCGCGGTGCTCCTGATCGCCGGTCTCGCCCCCGCGTACTACCTCTTCCCACCCGTCTGGTTGCTCAGCACGGTCCTGTACGTGCTGCTCGCCAGGATGATGGGAGCCGCGGAGAGATACCCCGACGGCGAGGCCGACGACGAGCTCTTCGCGGAGCGGGTGGACGTGTTCCACACCCAGCAGGCCCGCGAGGCCCACACCGATGTGGACACGCGGGACCGGAGGGCGCTGACCCGCGTGCTGAAGGTGGTCTGGATCGTCGACCTCGCGGTGATCGCGGCGGCCGCCCTCGTCGTCCTGCTCGCCAGCTCGGACATCACGGCCTACGAAGCGCATCGGGATCGGTTCTTCGTGGTCGCCGCGGTCGGGACCGTCATCTATTTCCTCGCCGCCTACGGGGAGCTGCGCCGACGCACCGCCCACACCCGGCGGTCGCTGGCGCGGCGCGATGGGTCTTCGCCCGCCGGAAGCCGGCCCGCCGACTGA
- a CDS encoding ABC transporter permease: MRDALVGTGLLLRLGLRRDRLRLPLWTVGIAVFVPFFFNALETTAGDDPQQAVDDLAEARTMLDIFAGPVYGLETATLQKYFLMYNQEFLLAAALMSILLVVRHTRGEEQSGRAELVRTAVIGRHAPLTAALLLAAITNTVLAGLLSLGALGIGFGGGDAALYGSSIAATGLVFAGITATTVQLAASGRTAGGMAGVLLAVASIGRGAAAAQGDDHPALWLSPMSWANLTKPITDPTWGPVLLSVTTAAAFASLGYALSVRRDVGRGLLAPRRGRVEASRWLSSPFALALRTQRRTILWWAVAMGMLGLVWGSLVGAIGSVDGGEAMFGDDLEQGYISLLGVTQALLVGVFALTSMARVTAEETSGRLEAALGTATSRISWLGSWVLVTALGTAALLLLSGWGLGVAATAATGDPSLLGGAVGGVVGRFPELLALIGISTMLYALRPAWQGLAWVVFGYGVIIRFFGSSLPEAVQKLSIFQHIPRMPVEGFSLGPVVALSVAGIALVGTALVVFRRRDA; the protein is encoded by the coding sequence ATGCGTGACGCCCTGGTCGGCACCGGGCTGCTGCTGCGGCTCGGGCTGCGACGCGACCGGCTGCGGCTGCCGCTGTGGACGGTCGGGATCGCGGTCTTCGTGCCATTCTTCTTCAACGCCCTGGAGACCACGGCGGGCGATGACCCGCAGCAGGCCGTCGACGACCTGGCCGAGGCGCGAACGATGCTCGACATCTTCGCCGGCCCGGTCTACGGGCTCGAGACGGCGACGCTGCAGAAGTACTTCCTGATGTACAACCAGGAGTTCCTGCTGGCCGCGGCGCTGATGAGCATCCTGCTCGTCGTGCGCCACACCCGGGGCGAGGAGCAGTCGGGCCGCGCCGAGCTGGTGCGCACCGCCGTCATCGGACGTCACGCGCCCCTGACCGCGGCGCTGCTCCTCGCGGCCATCACCAACACGGTGCTCGCCGGGCTGCTCTCGCTCGGGGCGCTGGGCATCGGGTTCGGCGGTGGTGATGCGGCGCTCTACGGATCTTCCATCGCGGCGACCGGACTCGTCTTCGCCGGGATCACCGCGACGACCGTGCAGCTCGCGGCGAGCGGACGGACCGCGGGTGGGATGGCCGGCGTGCTTCTCGCCGTGGCATCGATCGGACGCGGCGCCGCGGCAGCTCAGGGCGACGACCATCCCGCGCTGTGGCTGTCGCCGATGTCGTGGGCGAATCTGACGAAACCGATCACCGACCCCACCTGGGGGCCCGTGCTGCTGTCCGTGACGACCGCAGCGGCGTTCGCGTCCCTCGGGTATGCGCTCTCGGTGCGTCGCGACGTCGGCCGCGGACTCCTCGCCCCGCGCCGAGGCCGGGTGGAGGCGAGCCGCTGGCTGTCCTCCCCGTTCGCCCTCGCCCTGCGCACGCAGCGCCGGACGATCCTGTGGTGGGCAGTGGCGATGGGGATGCTCGGACTCGTCTGGGGCAGCCTGGTCGGCGCGATCGGCTCGGTCGACGGAGGCGAGGCGATGTTCGGGGACGATCTGGAGCAGGGATACATCAGCCTGCTCGGGGTGACCCAGGCACTGCTGGTGGGAGTCTTCGCACTGACCTCGATGGCACGGGTGACGGCCGAGGAGACCAGCGGTCGCCTGGAGGCCGCGCTCGGCACCGCGACGAGCCGGATCTCGTGGCTCGGATCCTGGGTGCTGGTGACGGCGCTGGGGACGGCGGCCCTCCTGCTCCTGTCCGGGTGGGGGCTCGGCGTGGCCGCGACCGCCGCCACGGGGGACCCGAGTCTTCTGGGCGGTGCCGTCGGCGGGGTCGTCGGCCGCTTCCCCGAGCTGCTGGCGCTGATCGGCATCTCGACGATGCTGTACGCCCTCCGGCCGGCGTGGCAGGGGCTCGCCTGGGTGGTGTTCGGCTACGGCGTGATCATCCGCTTCTTCGGCTCGTCCCTGCCGGAGGCGGTGCAGAAGCTCTCGATCTTTCAGCACATCCCCCGGATGCCGGTGGAGGGGTTCTCCCTCGGCCCTGTCGTGGCCCTGTCGGTGGCCGGCATCGCGCTGGTCGGCACGGCCCTGGTCGTGTTCCGCCGCCGGGACGCCTGA